AATAAAAGGTCGAAAATTTATAGTTGAaatgcaataataatcaatgCGCTTCATTATCTTAAGAAAAAAGGTCTGTAAAAGTTCTACGGAAGCGATGGGGCATGTCACGGTTAGAGATCACGGTTCACCGGCTCAAATTgtaggttttggcattagaaacaacttttgttttggactttttctaaattttgcgtttccgatgtacaggagccatttaaagatgttagcaaaaaaaattgatgaaaaaaaattttagtcaaaatcctcttattatgagggctcacataccgatttttcaaaattgagctagTTTCGTGAGCTCGCCATGTTGAGTTTGTGGTCAGAAGGACGTTCAGTTTATTATACATCTAATATATGTTACTTtcttttctgtattttttttggaactTTGTTTtgcattatcattattttactgAATACTCCAGTTACTCAGTCAAAGACTTGTATTGCTCCTCCAAGATACTTTATCCTGCTGTTGATTAAATTATAAGTACTATCAATCTGCAGGTATGGTATGGTATGGACAGTAactgaaaattataaagtaaTTTAGCAGGAAGTGTTTCATATCAGTTTCAGTTTTCAGGAGATGTTGTTTAGCAATTGAAATACTATcaaggaaatatttattttttctttacactGATCGAAGCTTTCTAAAtgtgtttaaagtttttaaattatttgatctaATGTTAACTTTTTAACTTACCATATTCCATGAAGATCCATAATTTTGCTTGTCTTCCTTATTTGACCAAAACAAAAAGCGCTCacgtttttcttcaaaaattttaactcgtCAAgtctttcttatttttcgtttattgaATATTGGAAAACTATGACGcactataaaaattatagattGAACAAACAATCGTTCGCTGGGggtgtttgtttgtctttgtcgtttttcattcatccattattttcacgaaaaaacgtCACTCATTcatgaataagaaaaaaaggtttaacCAAGGCGTGAAAtcgttcaaatttaaaataaatgtggtTTCGCctgtttttgtttgcttttttctgaaaaaaataaatttgagagataaagtttgaaaaaaccatttattttatgcaaCCGCGATTCTTGTCACAAACAAACATTATCCTGAAGCTACGTTGCAAAAGTAGTAAGAAAAGTTATAATTAATActtcttatatatttttctataaaaagaaAGCGGATAAAAAGATTCGTGAAAAAAACTCAAGTTAAATTAAGTCTTTAAGACAAAGCCATTGTCCATCattaaggaaaattattatgaattgaCGTCAAAgttgcaaaattattaaaaattatttcttttattatccGTTTTATGCCTTAAAACGACTGAGAATGAAGTGAAAAGTAGGtaggaaaaaatcttttttattacgTTATCAAAGTTAAAGAGAACAGAAACCGGCaatgatttattattacttcgCTTATTATGAGAAGcggaaaaaatatcataaatagaAACAAACATCTGTCCGtcattccattttttgtcttagTTCACGTTAGGTTCATGTAAATTCCGaacaagtaacaaaaaaaaagtttagcgAACACATGTGCGGcgcgaaattattattattacgtgaTCATCTTTTATTATATAGGTTCTTTTTTTGCTACTTTGTTATTTAGATTGCTTCATTAGCTGCTCTTTGAATAGGATTTTGATACAGATATGActtgttatgattttttgttcgtacTCTATGATTCAAAAATGGATGAAATTCACTTCTTAACGAGATTTTAAGGAgagaatttcatcatttttcgaaTCATAGAGTAGACCTTGAAATTTAAGCAAACTCATGTTTTACTTACCGAAATCTTCCAATATTTGCAATTCAAATCGAAATCGATTCAAAATGTTGACTCACGTtcatttcttcctttttaaaagcttcaacttaattttttttctcgagtttGTACTTTAATATCATCCAACTCTTCAAACTCCTTATGTTCATGTCAAGCCTCTTCTTCTATAgacctttaaaaatcaaatatttttctagatGTACTTCGTTTGCCATCATCTCATCTTCTTACTATATGTACTCTCTCACATGATTGCAATGTCGGATAAGTGCTCCGATttatataaacataaaattcttatattgattgaaaaagtACCGAAGGAAAAGTTTTCCTCAATGGGCAGCAGCATCAAACTAAAAAGTAGaggaagaaacttttttttatttgtataacactgaaaaacattaaaactttgtcgttgaaatttttccgtcagtccttcactttttttttgtgtatgcatttttgtaaatttattgttcaaaagtgcataaaatcaaataaaaatgaaaaatgtatcttatttcaacattttatatAAGGACTTGttatgttttttgtaaaaaaaggaCCATTTAGTTAAGCCCTCAACTCCAACTCAACTCACCTTGAACCGAAACactttttcatccatttgagAAATGTTAAAAGGACATGCATGTTCACATGGAAAGACTGACATGAATGTAATTTTATGTGTTGGCATAAAGAACACTCTCGACATACTTTGGTAACACTACATcgaaggagaaaaaaacaagataTTGCATATATGAAAACGGATGTTCAACAACCTTTTAGATAGATGAAGAAGCACATACTTGCTCGTGTGTAGAAATTCATTGAAAGGTTAATTTGAATTAGATTTTGAGATGTCTTGAACTTTAGTCTTTTTAGTATAAGAAGTATCTATTCAGCTTTAGTATTTTTAGATCTCAAATTCCTCGTTTTAGATTTTAGGTTAGAagttagctcttcagtttcagtttttagcttttcagctcttaaaactttattaaatttttagattctcagcttttcagtttttcagttttcataacttttcagctcttcagtttttagattttcagctcttcagtGTTggttttattcgattttcagattttcagtttttatgtTCTCAGATTTTAGTTTCCAGTTttagattttagtttttcagttttcatAGCTTTTCAGAtcttcagtttttatttttttagctcttcagtttcagtttttaaatctttagctcttcagtttcagtttttacattttcagctCTTAAGTTTCTCAAACTCTTTTAAGACCCTTTGTTGATACGTTttagtttttagattttaattcagctttagttttcagcttttagtttttaaaccttcagattttttaaggttttttttttttgaaaattattttatttatttaaaaaattgtcacttctaatgaaaaatacattaaatcaCGTTACACATTTTCCTACGTGAATAGTGATGAactttgataataaataagaaaaaaaaaccaacaaatgcTGGCAATCAATATTTTCGATGTTGAAACCGAGTGTTAtgtcaattttaatcaaaatatgctTCAACGGcttgtgtttttgtgtgataTGCAATTTCGGTGTGGTTGTTTATCCGGATGGCATAGtcgtgtttttaatttaatattttaataatgaacAACTGTGTGTGCGAAAATCTTGTAATTCGATTACGAaacaacgagagagagagaaaattttccccaACTGCGAGACAATGTTCTTCGTTGTAAGACaacaaatttccattaaaattactCCGGATTTtgtatttgtacaaaatagcACAAAGgcagcacacaaaaaaagacaaatgtgTTAGGAAAACTTCCCACATCAATTACATTTAATTACAAACTTTTCCTTACACATGATGTGTCTTTGAAGTAGTTTTTCATTCTTGGCGCAGCGCAATTTTTTAGTAGAGCGACTCACCGCCATTTTCATTCTTCTTATCTATTATTCAATGTCTTCTTtcggttttctttttttttgttggcgaAGCTCATTATTactatgcgaaaaaaatttcctttcaagTCCCGACAATGTTGATATGAAATGCATTAGGAAggcacgaacaaaaaaatttgttaaaaagttgtcGTTCTGAAAACGAAAAAGATTGTATCGTCTTTCGATTtcattaaaccacgtggtttctttaaaaattttataaccacgtggttttttaaaagaataataaaattttaaaaccacgtggttttttaaaattttttaaccacgtggttttttaacctcgtagtttattaaaaaaaattaaaccacgtgttttctttaaaaattttaaaaccacgtggttttttaaaagaataataaaattttaaaaccacgtggttttttaaaattttttaaccacgtggttttttaacctcgtagtttattaaaaaaaattaaaccacgtgttttctttaaaaattttaaaaccacgtggttttttaaaagaataataaaattttaaaaccacgtggttttttaaaattttttaaccacgtggtttttttaaCCTcatagtttattaaaaaaaaaattaaaccacgtggtttttaatttttgttaaaaattcatgtattttttatatttttaatcacgTGACGTCAATATCTGAAcaaaaccgcattttttcttcgaaatgcggtaacaacttttcaatattaaaatttcctctgtGTTTGTTCGCGACTTCCTTTTACGAACAACACGATATGAAGTGCATTCACTGGATGGTTGGCATGAAATTTCACTCCCATGTGGATAATTTGCTCTACTTCCACTCCAATAACGGCTATGTTTGTGAAATGCatcctaattaaaattaatgacagGCAACCAACAATCAAAAATGGCAAACGTAATAATTTCTCtgcgtttaatttttaaatcatgctCCGAATGTCTGTCATTCTAATTAACAATCCATCGAAATGTCACAttcaaatgttaattttttcattttttttcttttttctttcagatgaCTGAGTTGATGCATCAGATCGCGCACACAAATACAATTGGAGGTTCCGTTGGAAATATTCCGCAGAGTATTGTAGCGTCTCCGCGTTCGGGCGATACGAATTTCCAAAAAGCCCTGAGGAATAACGGAGTCCATTCGACGCCTGCGAGCAATTTAAAGTATTCGGAGGCGATGCGACATGCCCCGCACGACACTTCGCCAAGTACTGTAGGACGAATGTCAGCATCGAAAAGTTACACAAGTGGATTGAGTCATTCAGCAGGAGCAGTCAACATGCCAACGTCAGCTTCTTCGTCGAATTTATCGTTGCTAAACGATATTTCGCCAAATAACTCgcaattttttgaggttatgtacGTTGGGAAGATCAAGGTGTCGCATAAACGGGTGCCATTTACGTTTATTGATGATGCATTGCCGAAATTTAGGGCTTATGAtgcgcaaaaaattaaaatgcaaacGGAACTGCAAAGAAGggtgagtaaaaattattattaaaattattaaaattattaaaattattaaaattattaaaattattaaaattataaaaaattattaaaattattaaattattaaaattattaaaattattaaaattattaaaattattaaaattattaaaattattaaaattattaaaattattaaaattattaaaattattaaaattattaaaattattaaaattattaaaattattaaaattattaaaattattaaaattattaaaattattaaaattattaaaattattaaaattattaaaattattaaaattattaaaattattaaaattattaaaattattaaaattattaaaattaataaaattattaaaattattaaaattattaaaattataaaaattattaaaattattaaaattattaaaattattaaaattataaaaattattaaaattattaaaattattaaaattattaaaattaaaaaaattattaaaattatttaaattattaaaattataaaaattatttaaattattaaattattattaaaattattaaaattattaaaattattaaaattattaaaattattaaaattattaaaattattaaaattattaaaattattaaaattattaaaattattaaaattattaaaattattaaaattattaaaattattaaaattattaaaattattaaaattattaaaattattaaaaattattaaaattaaaattattaaaattaaattaaaattaattaattattaaaattaaaattaaaattaaaattaaaattaaaattaaaattaaaattaaaattaaaattaaaattaaaattaaaattaatttaattttcaggcATCAACTGTCAGTAGCGAATCCGGATCACAAGAAAACATTTCaacatcacaaaaaatcacGGACGATATGCGAGCGAAAACGGAACGTATCAAAGAAGTCgatgaaacaaaagaaactgGTTCggaagaaaataaagaaaacctCGAAGATGCTGAGGTCGAAGAAGCACGCGACAAACCCACAGTCCTGCGATCCCAAAGTCATTATTCAATCTCAGCAACTAATgggtgagaaaaatttatttttttataaatttttttagattgatGTCGTAATTGTTTCccttaattcttaattttaattgaaaaaaaaatgttagtgaCGCCGAACAAAGTCCTTGTAAGAAAAGTAGTTGTCCGAAAAACGATTCGGATGATGTTGTAGAAGAGTAAGTTGAGCAACCTGCATGACTTTTTTGCTATTGCTTGCTCagtttaggattttttttttagttttagggCTTAGTTGCTTAgtgctaaatttaatttttcaagatttttttgttaattttgattttttttcgtccttAGACCCCCGAAGCAACGTGATCGCGCCGCTTCAATTGGTTCCATTCCCATAGTTGAGCAAAATCGCACGATGGTTTTCCTTATCGGGCGTTCAGATTTGCGTCTAATTAGTCCGGATCGCAAACAAGTGCTTCTCTACAAGGATTTCAAAGACGTCGCAAGTTGCGCGCAAGGTCAGAAAAACGCCGATCACTTTGGCATCATTTGTCGCGAGATGCAAAATGACGGCTACATCGGTTACGTCTTCAAATGTCAATCGGAAAATGTCGCAAACGACATAATCGCTGCCATTTCGCAAGCGTTCATCACGTGTTCCGAAGCCaagcaaaaggaaaaaagtcaaattctcTCCTGCGATCACTGCCCAATGCTCTGGTATCACAAATTATGTCAGGATATCGAAGGATTGAGcgacaaaaaaacacaagCGGCAATTTTCAAACGCATGGAAACGCTTGCCGAAGACGAACAGACAATAATTTTGGCGAAATACAATGGAGCTGATGACATGGCGGGTCACACAATCGCCGagcaaagtcaatttttgatgatgttgCTGCGAGCGCATTGTGAGGCACGGCAACAGCGACATGTGCATGACACAGCGGAAAATCGTACggaatttttgaatcaatattTGGGCGGAAGTACGATCTTTATGAAGGCGAAGAGATCGTTAACGAGCAGTTTTGATCATCTTTTGAAGCGAAAGGGGAGTCAATCGGAAGGACTTCCGCCTGCGCCTGTGATCACGACGGGAGAgcggaaaattaatttggaagAAACGGGAAGTCGAAATCGCATTTCCGgagatttttcgcaaaataatATGGATACGCCGCAGTTGAAGTCACCAATGATCGAtatgtaagtaaaaaaaattattaaaattttttattttttttaaatttagatttaaaaaaaattatcaaaaaaaaaattcaaaaatttaaaaaaaaatttttaaatattaaaaaattcattgttgaattaaattaaattaatttatcgttaaaaaaattaaaaattttactttaaattattaaaaattaaattaaaattaatttttaaattaaaattaaaaaattattaaaatgtttttttttatcaaaacaaaattttaaaaatttttattaaaaatattaaatatttattataaaaaaaaatataatttaaaaaaattacattttttttaaattattaaaaattattattgcttaattttttaaattaattatttttatttaattattaaaatgtttttttttatcaaaacaaaatttttaatatttttttaaaaatttttattttcaaaaaaatttatttttatcaaaaatatattaaaaaatttcaaaaaattttttttcaatagtttcATGAAAGTTGGCAACAATCCAGATGAACACAGAGCCCAAAATAAGGGATCTTGGCGTCAAGCGATGCTACATCGAGTTGTAACCCCATCAAAAGGCCTCCAAGGAGAAGAAAATGCCGCAGAATTCATGTCACCCATGAGACGTAAGTCCcttaaacctttaaaaaactttaaaattcactcaaaaaattgaaattttagctACTCTTCCACGTAAAAAGACCTCCGAAGATTATCGTCGCCTGTGGAAAGACACCGCCAAGCAAATAATCATGCTTTCACGAATGGAAAAAGAAAATGCACGATTGCAACATGAACACAGCGAACACGAGACGAAACGCATTAAGCTCGAATACGACGATATCACGCCATGCAGCAAAATGGCATCCGATAATTGGGACAATTTGCTGGAGCAACAATCGCGAATCACGCAAAAGCCCGATTCGCATCATATGTTGATGTCTGTGAGGAATGgtgaggatttttttgtttgctaaaaaaattttaaaaatattttttaatgaaattttgatgttttaggTGTCCCTAAAATTAAACGAGGAGAAGTTTGGTTATTTTTGGCGGAACAATTCAATCGACATACGCCTCCAATTGACACACAAAAGTTCCCGAACTATCACACGCCATACGATGTCCTGCTGAAAAATCTCACGGAACATCAACATgccatttttatcgatttaggtgagttttttattcgattaaaaatatttcgaatagtttagtttaaaattttaattaaaaaaaaataaattcgtgtaaaaattaaaaaaaaatatttttttttaaatattcttttcatagatttttttattttaaatatttttcaaaaaatttaaacaaattttatttctctttaaaatactcgaaaatttattttttaatttcaaattttttaaacaaaattataatgaaaatttagcttcgaagtaaaaaaaagttaaattaaaaaaaatttaaagtaaaatcaataatttttggatttttacttaaaaacattaaaaagcaTTACTGTAATTTAAGCCTcgattttatcaaaagttacattaaaaaaaatttcaaaagtaaaattattaattttcagatttttatttgaaatcgttgaatacctatttaatttttttttaatttgaatttttataaattaatttttaatattttttttagcaattttaaattaatttcccaaaataaaattttttgaaaaaaaataagtttggtcacgtgactttcaaaaaaatgtttttcaacatttcaataaaaaatgtcgtaattgagcaaatttctttagttttttgtaaaattttattaatttttcaatttttttataaaaattttcaaaaatatttgtattttattttaattttttttttctaattttttttgattttaaatttattcgcctaattaattttttctaaatttattttaaatcattttttcaaagtattttattttttatattatagaaaaaatattgaattttgaagcaatcaatataaaaaaaaataattaaatttaaaataatttttatttttttatttttcaaaaatttttttataggtcGCACATTTCCGAATCATCAATATTACAAGGCAGCACTCGGTGTCGGGCAATTAgcgttatttaatttgttaaaagccTATTCAATTTTGGATCCTGAGCTCGGTTACTGTCAAGGCCTCGGATTTTTATGCGGAATTTTGCTCTTGCACGTaagtttttctcatttttttctttaaaaaaaattaatttttaataaattttaattttttttagttggaaGAAGCTGATGCGTTCGCCCTATTAAAACACTTGATGTTCCGACGTCAGATGCGATTGAAATATTTGCCCGACATGAAGCAATTCCAACTTCAGCTCTACCAATTATCACGTTTACTGAAAGATACCGTCCCCGAATTGTACGAACATTTGGACCGAAATGACGTTTCGCCGACACTTTATGCCGCTCCGTggattttaacagttttttcgtCGCAATTCCCGCTCGGTTTCGTTGCGCGCGTTTTCGATTTGCTCTTTTTGGAGTCATCGGAGACGATTTTCCGCATCGCTCTTGCTTTGTTGTCCGTTCACAAGGAAGAGCTGCTTAAACGTGAGAATTTCGAggaaattatgaattatttgaaGAATGTCGTTCCGAAGATGGATTCACCGACGATGGAGTTAATTTTGAAGGAAGCTTTCGCGAACGACATTTCGCATAAATTAACGGAATATCAGGTCGAGTACAATGTGTT
The sequence above is drawn from the Culicoides brevitarsis isolate CSIRO-B50_1 chromosome 1, AGI_CSIRO_Cbre_v1, whole genome shotgun sequence genome and encodes:
- the LOC134827017 gene encoding TBC1 domain family member 1 isoform X1, translating into MKTKLVQLVWRGESSVDPRFSSFMLPWTLADIRNHDNHTRLSVGIEHGIFEAYNVDFELQFAHQLKYIVGMCRVIQKPQKSKSRNFEFIAPKAVNRSNSTSDTQSNQIAEIYGPENGMVYLLKNPRDPLLHIHLFESESVEEMTELMHQIAHTNTIGGSVGNIPQSIVASPRSGDTNFQKALRNNGVHSTPASNLKYSEAMRHAPHDTSPSTVGRMSASKSYTSGLSHSAGAVNMPTSASSSNLSLLNDISPNNSQFFEVMYVGKIKVSHKRVPFTFIDDALPKFRAYDAQKIKMQTELQRRASTVSSESGSQENISTSQKITDDMRAKTERIKEVDETKETGSEENKENLEDAEVEEARDKPTVLRSQSHYSISATNGDAEQSPCKKSSCPKNDSDDVVEEPPKQRDRAASIGSIPIVEQNRTMVFLIGRSDLRLISPDRKQVLLYKDFKDVASCAQGQKNADHFGIICREMQNDGYIGYVFKCQSENVANDIIAAISQAFITCSEAKQKEKSQILSCDHCPMLWYHKLCQDIEGLSDKKTQAAIFKRMETLAEDEQTIILAKYNGADDMAGHTIAEQSQFLMMLLRAHCEARQQRHVHDTAENRTEFLNQYLGGSTIFMKAKRSLTSSFDHLLKRKGSQSEGLPPAPVITTGERKINLEETGSRNRISGDFSQNNMDTPQLKSPMIDIFMKVGNNPDEHRAQNKGSWRQAMLHRVVTPSKGLQGEENAAEFMSPMRPTLPRKKTSEDYRRLWKDTAKQIIMLSRMEKENARLQHEHSEHETKRIKLEYDDITPCSKMASDNWDNLLEQQSRITQKPDSHHMLMSVRNGVPKIKRGEVWLFLAEQFNRHTPPIDTQKFPNYHTPYDVLLKNLTEHQHAIFIDLGRTFPNHQYYKAALGVGQLALFNLLKAYSILDPELGYCQGLGFLCGILLLHLEEADAFALLKHLMFRRQMRLKYLPDMKQFQLQLYQLSRLLKDTVPELYEHLDRNDVSPTLYAAPWILTVFSSQFPLGFVARVFDLLFLESSETIFRIALALLSVHKEELLKRENFEEIMNYLKNVVPKMDSPTMELILKEAFANDISHKLTEYQVEYNVLQEEITSQNHHMENLNRLKENNQHLESQLEIAQSTLAQLEQQRQSHQSQINSLQAQIQSMEVTVQTLGRFLSHLQDLNPDLDLPGDIRRIVQQVNYIDQQQSRRRPVFLDRKIGKSVSVNSHLGLALRVLEEQTEPSSPDYAPTPTTANTSSNGRKKSPFFENTFEQLRRHHNNGSSLNFQNNDKMAENNGDSGIATPLSPSNGTNISSVASSSNNSNKSETESEPESLPSDHPLSNCSSDINVRFNGTTQLKTKGKLSNGAATLKNISQS
- the LOC134827017 gene encoding TBC1 domain family member 4 isoform X3, whose amino-acid sequence is MYTMCDPKFLVTSYSDASSLETRKSMTELMHQIAHTNTIGGSVGNIPQSIVASPRSGDTNFQKALRNNGVHSTPASNLKYSEAMRHAPHDTSPSTVGRMSASKSYTSGLSHSAGAVNMPTSASSSNLSLLNDISPNNSQFFEVMYVGKIKVSHKRVPFTFIDDALPKFRAYDAQKIKMQTELQRRASTVSSESGSQENISTSQKITDDMRAKTERIKEVDETKETGSEENKENLEDAEVEEARDKPTVLRSQSHYSISATNGDAEQSPCKKSSCPKNDSDDVVEEPPKQRDRAASIGSIPIVEQNRTMVFLIGRSDLRLISPDRKQVLLYKDFKDVASCAQGQKNADHFGIICREMQNDGYIGYVFKCQSENVANDIIAAISQAFITCSEAKQKEKSQILSCDHCPMLWYHKLCQDIEGLSDKKTQAAIFKRMETLAEDEQTIILAKYNGADDMAGHTIAEQSQFLMMLLRAHCEARQQRHVHDTAENRTEFLNQYLGGSTIFMKAKRSLTSSFDHLLKRKGSQSEGLPPAPVITTGERKINLEETGSRNRISGDFSQNNMDTPQLKSPMIDIFMKVGNNPDEHRAQNKGSWRQAMLHRVVTPSKGLQGEENAAEFMSPMRPTLPRKKTSEDYRRLWKDTAKQIIMLSRMEKENARLQHEHSEHETKRIKLEYDDITPCSKMASDNWDNLLEQQSRITQKPDSHHMLMSVRNGVPKIKRGEVWLFLAEQFNRHTPPIDTQKFPNYHTPYDVLLKNLTEHQHAIFIDLGRTFPNHQYYKAALGVGQLALFNLLKAYSILDPELGYCQGLGFLCGILLLHLEEADAFALLKHLMFRRQMRLKYLPDMKQFQLQLYQLSRLLKDTVPELYEHLDRNDVSPTLYAAPWILTVFSSQFPLGFVARVFDLLFLESSETIFRIALALLSVHKEELLKRENFEEIMNYLKNVVPKMDSPTMELILKEAFANDISHKLTEYQVEYNVLQEEITSQNHHMENLNRLKENNQHLESQLEIAQSTLAQLEQQRQSHQSQINSLQAQIQSMEVTVQTLGRFLSHLQDLNPDLDLPGDIRRIVQQVNYIDQQQSRRRPVFLDRKIGKSVSVNSHLGLALRVLEEQTEPSSPDYAPTPTTANTSSNGRKKSPFFENTFEQLRRHHNNGSSLNFQNNDKMAENNGDSGIATPLSPSNGTNISSVASSSNNSNKSETESEPESLPSDHPLSNCSSDINVRFNGTTQLKTKGKLSNGAATLKNISQS
- the LOC134827017 gene encoding TBC1 domain family member 4 isoform X2, yielding MKTKLVQLVWRGESSVDPRFSSFMLPWTLADIRNHDNHTRLSVGIEHGIFEAYNVDFELQFAHQLKYIVGMCRVIQKPQKSKSRNFEFIAPKAVNRSNSTSDTQSNQIAEIYGPENGMVYLLKNPRDPLLHIHLFESESVEEMTELMHQIAHTNTIGGSVGNIPQSIVASPRSGDTNFQKALRNNGVHSTPASNLKYSEAMRHAPHDTSPSTVGRMSASKSYTSGLSHSAGAVNMPTSASSSNLSLLNDISPNNSQFFEVMYVGKIKVSHKRVPFTFIDDALPKFRAYDAQKIKMQTELQRRASTVSSESGSQENISTSQKITDDMRAKTERIKEVDETKETGSEENKENLEDAEVEEARDKPTVLRSQSHYSISATNGPPKQRDRAASIGSIPIVEQNRTMVFLIGRSDLRLISPDRKQVLLYKDFKDVASCAQGQKNADHFGIICREMQNDGYIGYVFKCQSENVANDIIAAISQAFITCSEAKQKEKSQILSCDHCPMLWYHKLCQDIEGLSDKKTQAAIFKRMETLAEDEQTIILAKYNGADDMAGHTIAEQSQFLMMLLRAHCEARQQRHVHDTAENRTEFLNQYLGGSTIFMKAKRSLTSSFDHLLKRKGSQSEGLPPAPVITTGERKINLEETGSRNRISGDFSQNNMDTPQLKSPMIDIFMKVGNNPDEHRAQNKGSWRQAMLHRVVTPSKGLQGEENAAEFMSPMRPTLPRKKTSEDYRRLWKDTAKQIIMLSRMEKENARLQHEHSEHETKRIKLEYDDITPCSKMASDNWDNLLEQQSRITQKPDSHHMLMSVRNGVPKIKRGEVWLFLAEQFNRHTPPIDTQKFPNYHTPYDVLLKNLTEHQHAIFIDLGRTFPNHQYYKAALGVGQLALFNLLKAYSILDPELGYCQGLGFLCGILLLHLEEADAFALLKHLMFRRQMRLKYLPDMKQFQLQLYQLSRLLKDTVPELYEHLDRNDVSPTLYAAPWILTVFSSQFPLGFVARVFDLLFLESSETIFRIALALLSVHKEELLKRENFEEIMNYLKNVVPKMDSPTMELILKEAFANDISHKLTEYQVEYNVLQEEITSQNHHMENLNRLKENNQHLESQLEIAQSTLAQLEQQRQSHQSQINSLQAQIQSMEVTVQTLGRFLSHLQDLNPDLDLPGDIRRIVQQVNYIDQQQSRRRPVFLDRKIGKSVSVNSHLGLALRVLEEQTEPSSPDYAPTPTTANTSSNGRKKSPFFENTFEQLRRHHNNGSSLNFQNNDKMAENNGDSGIATPLSPSNGTNISSVASSSNNSNKSETESEPESLPSDHPLSNCSSDINVRFNGTTQLKTKGKLSNGAATLKNISQS